The Methylocystis sp. ATCC 49242 region GAGGCCGTGCAGCGCAAGGGCGTGCGCGTCTCCGTGATCTCCACGATCACCACGCAGCCGCCGATGATCGCCGACGAACTGCGCCGCCAGGCGGACGAATTCATCGACCTGATCCACCTCGTCAGCAAGATCGGCCGCGATCCGGGCGAGCGCGCCGAGCGCATGCAGCGCTACCAGGAGCGCCGGCCCATGCCGCAGACCGCTCCGGCGGGCCATGAGGAAGACGAGGAGTAATCCTCCTCGTCAGGCTTCCTTCTGCGAATTCCAAAGCCCGGCGCCTCCGCCGGGCTTATCCTTTGTCGCGCATCAGCCGGCCTTTTTCGCGGCTCCAGTCGCGCTTCTTCTCCACCTCGCGCTTGTCGTGCAGCTTCTTGCCGCGACCCATCGCAATCGTCAGTTTCGCGCGGCCCTTTGCATTGAAATAGAGCTTCAGCGGCACGATGGTCATGCCCTCGCGCTCCACGGCCTGCGCCAGCTTCGCCAGCTCGCGCTTCTTGAGCAGCAGCTTTCGCAGGCGCTTGGGCTCGTGGTTGAAGCGGTTCCCCGCGAGATATTCGGGAATATTTGCGTTGACCAGCCAGGCTTCGCCCTGCCGGTCGACGTGGCAATAGCTTTCGGCGATCGTCGCCTTGCCGGTGCGCAGCGACTTCACCTCCGTGCCGGTCAGCGAAATCCCGGCCTCGAAGGTTTCGCCGATCTCGTAATGGAAGCGCGCCTTGCGGTTGTCGGCGACGACCTTGAAATTCGGGTCCTGCTTCGGGGCCACGGAATTTCCTTAGGCCGGAAGCACGCCGGCGTGAACCATGGCGGCGCGGATGCGGTCCCTGGTCGCCTGCGTGGAGGGAACCAGCGGCAGGCGCACCTCCTCCTTCGCCTTGCCGAGCAGCGACAGGCCATATTTCGCGCCCGTCACGCCCGCCTCC contains the following coding sequences:
- the smpB gene encoding SsrA-binding protein SmpB, with the translated sequence MAPKQDPNFKVVADNRKARFHYEIGETFEAGISLTGTEVKSLRTGKATIAESYCHVDRQGEAWLVNANIPEYLAGNRFNHEPKRLRKLLLKKRELAKLAQAVEREGMTIVPLKLYFNAKGRAKLTIAMGRGKKLHDKREVEKKRDWSREKGRLMRDKG